From Terriglobales bacterium:
GATGCGCACCCACAGGCCCTCCACCGGGGGATGTGCGTCGAAGAACTTGATCTCCTGGTAGTCGGTGCGGCCCTGGAACGACTTCACGAAGAACAATGCCTTCAGGGAATCGAGAGGCACGGAGACCTTCTGGCGTGAACCGTCGGTCTGGAGGGTGATCTGTTTGGGTAGAGGATGAGGGCCGCCGCGGAGCAGTTCGTCCAACTTCATCTCCGGGGGCAGCGCGTCGGTGTGGCCTTTGAGGAGACGTCCGTCACGCAGATGAGCGACGATCTTCACCATCGGGCTGGGCAGTCAACGAACGGTCTCATTCTACGATAAAGCTCGGGAAAGCAGCAGTCATCGCCGGCTGGCGGCCGGACGAGCACGTTCGCGCCCTTGGACCATCCAGGCCAAGGGCCGCGGCCACACGGTGGCCAGGCGGCACAAGAGAACGGCGAGCCAATGGGGCGGACGGCCCGCGCCCTGGGCGGCTTCCACCCGGCCCAGCAGCGCTTCCGGACCGACCGGTGGGTCTTCCCGGCTGAGCAGGTCTCCCCGGGTGCGCAGCAGAAGCTGACCGGATCGCTGGAGTGAGCCGAGGAAGCGATGACAAAAGAGCCGGGCGTCGCGCTCGACCAGCAACAGATCCCCGGGATGCAGAGCGGTGGCATCGGTGGCC
This genomic window contains:
- a CDS encoding S24/S26 family peptidase; the protein is MPRVRTEAAVPPADAQVPVVEPVHLQLLREVLQRFGRARLRVSGTSMLPALWPGDVVEIVATDATALHPGDLLLVERDARLFCHRFLGSLQRSGQLLLRTRGDLLSREDPPVGPEALLGRVEAAQGAGRPPHWLAVLLCRLATVWPRPLAWMVQGRERARPAASRR